In Paenibacillus durus, the DNA window TCACACGATTGGCGTTTATTTCACCGAATCCATGGACATTGAGAGAGCACTCACAAATATATGTGGCAATATTGTTATTTTTGCTCCCTTGGGAATTTTTATATCATACATAGATGTGAAGCGGTCGTTAGGTTTTAAGGCTTGCATTCTCCTGATGACCACGCTGTCATTTGAAATTCTTCAGTATGTTTTTGCTTTAGGCAGCAGCGATGTGGACGATATTCTTTTGAACTTCACGGGAGGGTTAATTGGCATAGCAATATATATAGTGCTAAGTAAGATCATTCACTCCAGAGATCATCTCCTTATGGCCATAGTCGGCTTTTTTCTCTTGGCGGGAATCAGCGGGACAATGGTAATCGGGAAGGTTGACCGCAGTTTACTGCCTTTTGCAGCTACTGAGATGGTATACGTAGATGAAAATAAGCAACTGATGGCTGGGCTGGACGAAGGAAAAGCCGATCTATTTGGCGATTTGATATCTGTTGAGGCGGGTGCGATTAATGTAAAAAGGAATCCCAAGTATAATGTTATACTGGAAACACCTCAAACATCGGAAACCAGAGATGAATATAGCAGCATACCCTACGATGCCTCAACTAAAATTATTATCAGGCATATTATTTTCGTTAAAGATCAGCTCATAAGCAGATATAATGAGGGAACAGCCTCTGGCTTGGCTTCTATTCTGGATTCAACAGATACCGTTCCTACAGTGAGAGTCTGGCTCTCAAGCGAGAATAAACAAGCTGCCCAGACGCTACTCATAAGTTTCATGGATTGAAAATTAGATTATATTGCTGTACTAATATGAACTCCTCGTACCGCAGTCTAAGAGACGTCTTTCCATGAATCTATGGGAAACGTCTCTTTTTTGCAGCGTTGACCCACATTCTGGGCTTGGCTTTTCTCTTGTCTCTCCCCATTCAGGCAGCGGCTTCTTGCCCAACTACCCAAACACCAATTCCCCAAAAAACCGGCTCAGATGGTAATCAGGCGAAGCGGAACCGACCCGGTTCCAGCACCCGTAATGGGGGAGCGGCGTTTCGTCTCCGCATTTATAGAAATTGCCCCGAAAGGTCCCACCTGATTGTGCCTCGAAGCCGGAAAACCGGCTCTGCAGCCACTTAAAAGGAATCGCAAAAGCCAGCTCCCAGTACGTATCCCTGCTATGTTCATCAATCCGGTTAAGCGCTGTTTCGATTTGAAAAATTGCCGGAGAATCCGCAAGGGTCATCCGGTTCTCCCTTCCTTCGCCCATCTGCAAGAGGAGGGTTCCGCCTGCATTGAATTCGAAATTAAGGTAGCGCGGGTCGGAGCCGGGAAGCGGCTGCATGAAAAATTCGACACAGCTGTCCGTGTAGACCGGATCATTTTGCTCCTTATACCGGACGAGCGGATCTTGTTCAAAAACCTTGAACTGGATGTGCAGCAGCTCGGATGTGTAATATCCCCTGACCTCGACCTTGGGGTATACCCGTTGTCTAGCCAAAGATACCGGTCCACAGCGAGCGGGGGAATATCCTTCCAATCTTTTGAACCCGAATGGTTTGCAACCTTGTACAATCTAGTTTCGTTCATGGCAGGCGCCTCCTTTTGGCGGTTAACAGAGTGAAGTACGAAAATCGGCCTTATATAGACGGTATCACAATATCCGGGACAGCTTGCGGTACGCGCGGGGGGAAATGCCCTCCTGGGAAGAAAAGGTCCTGCTGAAATAATGGATATCCGGATAACCGACCCGCTCCCCGACCGTCTCGATCGTCCAGTCTGTCTCTCTGAGCAGCTTACGCGCTTCCCGGTGCCGGATGGAACGGAGATATTCGCCCGGAGGCATGCCGGCAATCTGACGGAACAGTTTGGAGAAATGGTCCTCGTGCAAGTTCATTAATGCGGCCATGGAGCGATTCGTCCAGCCTTGGGCGGGCGCGGCTTCGATCTCTTCAATCAGGGCCCGAATCCGTTCGCCATGCACGGAGGCTTTGGCCAGACGGCGCGAGCTTTGCGTGCGCAGCAGGGAAGTCAGAATTCCGAGCATCAACCCCCGGCAGACGAGCTCATAACCGGGCGGGCGCATCGTAAATTCCTGCACGAGCTGTTCCATAGCATGGATACACTCAGGGGGAGGCGAATAAACCGGATCTTCGGATAAGGGTAAAAAGGGCGCGGCCACCGCTTCCACAGCGAATTTTCCGGGAATCACTTCCTCTTCATTGACCACCATATCTTCTTCGCGCAGAATACGGGATTCGCCGAAAAAATCAAAATGAATGCCGAGCAGCTTCGTGGGAGAAGTCGCGACCGAATTTTGATGATAGACGCCAGGAGAAAGAAAAATAAGCTGTCCGGATGTCAGGACATGCCTCGTTCCATTCATTTTAGTCGTTAGCTTCCCTTGACGGACATACAGCAGCTCGAAATCGTACAGCCTTCGTTCGGGAAAGCTGCAGGGCTGGAGGTTCTGAAACTGGGCGTAATGGATGCCGGGCGACCATTCACCGTAGGGCGTTTCCCTTTTCAAGGAATGGAAATTCTCTCTTTCCTGCATGGCAAGGCCTCCCATAACGAACGGGGCAACCAAAGATATACACCGGAATAATGCAAAAAGTATCTTTTTCCCCTAAATAAATTAAATTTCAGATCTAATATACTATAAAAAAGATAAGGAAAACAGCAAAACACAGTCTACGTTTCTATAAAACGGAAAATAACAAAAATCGGAGGGTGATCCAAGTGAAAAAAGGGATTAATATTTGGTCGTTTCGTGAAGGGACGCCAATCAAGGATTGTGTTCGTTTGGCCAAAGCGGCGGGATTTGACGGAATTGAATTGTCACTGAATGAGTCCGGAGAAATGGGTCTGCAAACGACCGAGAAGGAAGCGCGCGCACTTCGGGAGTCGATCAGCGAGGCGGGGCTGGAGATTGCGGGACTTGCTACGGGACTTTATTGGTCCTATGCGATGACCAGCGAATCGGAGGCGAACCGCACCAAGGCGATGGATGTCTGCAAAAAGCAGCTGGAGCTCGCGGCCGTTCTCGGAGCGGATACCATTCTGGTCATTCCGGGTGCGGTTGGCGTGGACTTCATTCCGGGCTCTGAGGTTGTCGATTATGACAAGGCATATGACCGGGCGCTGGAGGCGATCGGCAATCTGGCGCCGGAGGCCGAGCAATTGGGCGTTTCCATCGGCATCGAGAATGTATGGAACAAGTTCCTGCTGTCCCCGCTTGAAATGCGCGGATTTATTGACGCGATCGGCTCGCGCTTCGTAGGCTCGTACCTGGATGTAGGGAATATCGTTCATTCCGGTTATCCGGAGCAGTGGGTGCGGATTCTGGGCGGCCGGATCAAGAAGGTGCATTTCAAAGATTACCGCCGGGAAGCGGGAGGTCTGCACGGGTTTGTGGACCTGCTCGCCGGAGATGTAGATTATCCTGCTGTCGTTAGCGCCCTTCGGGAGATTGGATACGACGGTTATGT includes these proteins:
- a CDS encoding AraC family transcriptional regulator yields the protein MQERENFHSLKRETPYGEWSPGIHYAQFQNLQPCSFPERRLYDFELLYVRQGKLTTKMNGTRHVLTSGQLIFLSPGVYHQNSVATSPTKLLGIHFDFFGESRILREEDMVVNEEEVIPGKFAVEAVAAPFLPLSEDPVYSPPPECIHAMEQLVQEFTMRPPGYELVCRGLMLGILTSLLRTQSSRRLAKASVHGERIRALIEEIEAAPAQGWTNRSMAALMNLHEDHFSKLFRQIAGMPPGEYLRSIRHREARKLLRETDWTIETVGERVGYPDIHYFSRTFSSQEGISPRAYRKLSRIL
- a CDS encoding carbohydrate-binding family 9-like protein, which encodes MARQRVYPKVEVRGYYTSELLHIQFKVFEQDPLVRYKEQNDPVYTDSCVEFFMQPLPGSDPRYLNFEFNAGGTLLLQMGEGRENRMTLADSPAIFQIETALNRIDEHSRDTYWELAFAIPFKWLQSRFSGFEAQSGGTFRGNFYKCGDETPLPHYGCWNRVGSASPDYHLSRFFGELVFG
- a CDS encoding sugar phosphate isomerase/epimerase family protein, giving the protein MKKGINIWSFREGTPIKDCVRLAKAAGFDGIELSLNESGEMGLQTTEKEARALRESISEAGLEIAGLATGLYWSYAMTSESEANRTKAMDVCKKQLELAAVLGADTILVIPGAVGVDFIPGSEVVDYDKAYDRALEAIGNLAPEAEQLGVSIGIENVWNKFLLSPLEMRGFIDAIGSRFVGSYLDVGNIVHSGYPEQWVRILGGRIKKVHFKDYRREAGGLHGFVDLLAGDVDYPAVVSALREIGYDGYVTGEMIPAYKHYTEQIIFNTSASMDAILGRTDYKA
- a CDS encoding VanZ family protein, with the protein product MGFKLDRRRMLQIIFYMLFAAYALFALNIILFKTIPLTALFTAQPVSLRSINIIPFHTIGVYFTESMDIERALTNICGNIVIFAPLGIFISYIDVKRSLGFKACILLMTTLSFEILQYVFALGSSDVDDILLNFTGGLIGIAIYIVLSKIIHSRDHLLMAIVGFFLLAGISGTMVIGKVDRSLLPFAATEMVYVDENKQLMAGLDEGKADLFGDLISVEAGAINVKRNPKYNVILETPQTSETRDEYSSIPYDASTKIIIRHIIFVKDQLISRYNEGTASGLASILDSTDTVPTVRVWLSSENKQAAQTLLISFMD